Proteins from a single region of Crassaminicella profunda:
- a CDS encoding polysaccharide biosynthesis C-terminal domain-containing protein produces MKNKSFLNGAFILAAAIGTITGYLIALLLNYKDIKKYTKIKFKVNDIFIKPIVSVIGMSLAVFYIFNYLSGVLNSNTIATLISILAGAIVYGTILLCVGGIKIKDVLMIFNRK; encoded by the coding sequence ATGAAAAACAAATCTTTTTTAAATGGTGCATTTATTTTAGCTGCAGCTATAGGAACAATAACAGGGTACCTTATTGCTTTACTATTGAATTATAAAGATATTAAAAAATATACTAAGATTAAATTTAAAGTCAATGATATTTTTATAAAACCTATAGTGTCTGTAATAGGTATGTCACTTGCCGTATTCTATATATTTAACTATCTGAGTGGAGTACTTAATAGTAATACTATAGCTACTTTAATATCTATATTAGCAGGGGCTATTGTATATGGTACGATACTTCTTTGTGTTGGAGGTATAAAGATAAAGGATGTTTTAATGATTTTTAATAGGAAATAG
- a CDS encoding DUF362 domain-containing protein, translated as MAYVIKDACISCGACEPECPVSAISAGDDKYVVDAGACIDCGACANICPVDAPVAE; from the coding sequence ATGGCTTATGTAATTAAAGATGCTTGTATTAGTTGTGGAGCTTGTGAACCAGAATGTCCAGTAAGTGCAATCAGCGCTGGAGATGACAAATATGTAGTTGATGCAGGAGCATGTATTGACTGTGGTGCCTGTGCAAATATTTGTCCTGTAGATGCACCAGTTGCAGAGTAA
- a CDS encoding leucine-rich repeat domain-containing protein, with protein MKKNTERIFLCTVLFMILLTIVLVPVNQTYASSDHSVNSIQAVSVNHKFTDKDSMFVSANNTNIVIDFADKNLENIIRDTISKPEGQIYSNDVKNIEYLYAARSNISNLKGIEHLVSLKQLDLFENSITDISSLNQLVNLKNLNLSFNEITDITPLSTLTQLKDLNLYYNEINSIESISSLINLKKLDLSSNKITDITPLSLLTQLEDLNLYYNEIDSIEPISNLINLEKLNLSASKITNLSYLNKLVNLKKLNLSYNKITNLTPLSLLTQLKDLDLNHTEINSVKLISRFINLKKLDLSSNKITDITPLSTLTQLEDLDLSHNEIDNIASVSNLVHLKNLSLSANKITDIAPLSSLNELEDLCLYDNKIGNIEPLSNLVHLRTLESGQNKITDITPLSSLTQLETLDLDYNELNSIEPISNLVNLKALLLYQSNITDIDPLSTLTQLEVLDLRCNELNSIDPIKSLVHLECLSLSETNITDITPYIN; from the coding sequence TTGAAAAAGAATACAGAAAGAATATTTTTATGCACAGTTTTATTTATGATTTTATTAACGATAGTACTTGTACCTGTGAATCAAACCTATGCATCAAGTGATCACAGTGTAAATAGCATACAGGCAGTAAGCGTAAATCATAAATTTACTGACAAGGATTCAATGTTCGTCAGTGCTAATAACACAAATATAGTTATAGACTTTGCTGATAAAAATTTAGAAAATATCATTAGAGATACTATAAGTAAACCAGAAGGACAAATATATAGTAATGATGTAAAAAATATAGAATATTTATATGCTGCAAGATCCAATATTTCAAATTTAAAAGGTATTGAACATCTTGTTAGCTTAAAACAATTAGACTTATTTGAAAATAGCATTACAGATATATCCTCACTTAATCAATTAGTTAATTTAAAAAATTTAAACTTATCTTTCAATGAAATTACAGATATAACGCCTTTATCAACACTTACTCAATTAAAAGATTTGAATTTGTACTATAATGAAATAAATAGTATAGAATCAATTAGTAGTCTTATTAATTTAAAAAAATTAGATTTATCTTCCAATAAAATTACAGATATAACACCTTTATCATTACTTACTCAATTAGAAGATTTGAATTTGTACTATAATGAAATAGATAGTATAGAACCAATTAGTAATCTTATTAATCTAGAAAAATTAAACTTATCTGCCAGTAAAATTACAAATTTATCCTATCTTAACAAATTAGTTAATTTAAAAAAATTAAACTTATCTTATAATAAAATTACAAATCTAACTCCTCTATCATTACTTACTCAATTAAAGGATTTAGATTTGAACCATACTGAAATAAATAGTGTAAAGTTAATTAGTCGTTTTATTAATTTAAAAAAATTAGACTTATCTTCCAATAAAATTACAGATATCACACCTTTATCAACACTTACGCAATTAGAAGATTTGGATTTGAGCCATAATGAAATAGATAATATAGCATCCGTTAGTAATCTTGTTCATTTAAAAAATTTATCCTTAAGTGCAAATAAGATTACAGATATAGCTCCTTTATCGTCACTTAACGAATTAGAAGATCTATGTTTGTACGATAATAAAATAGGTAATATAGAACCCCTTAGTAATCTTGTTCATTTAAGAACTTTAGAATCAGGCCAAAATAAGATTACAGATATAACTCCTTTATCGTCACTTACTCAATTAGAAACCTTAGATTTAGATTACAATGAACTAAATAGCATAGAACCAATTAGTAATCTTGTCAATTTGAAGGCTCTACTTTTATATCAATCTAACATTACAGATATAGATCCTTTATCAACACTTACTCAATTAGAAGTCTTAGATTTACGTTGCAATGAACTAAATAGTATAGATCCAATTAAAAGTCTTGTTCATTTGGAGTGTCTCAGTTTAAGTGAAACTAACATTACAGATATAACCCCTTACATCAATTAA